The proteins below are encoded in one region of Labeo rohita strain BAU-BD-2019 chromosome 15, IGBB_LRoh.1.0, whole genome shotgun sequence:
- the wsb1 gene encoding WD repeat and SOCS box-containing protein 1 → MASFPDFVNENDIGKAKFIGELIPPVAPFDQKSGRETWTVAFAPDGSYFAWSQGHRIVRLVPWKKCLASFSVRKEDRSSGAGPRRLSRQNSEGSLQPGEPREHTIDCGDIVWGLAFGSSVPEKQSRCVNIEWHRFKFGQDQLLLATGLNNGRIKIWDVYTGKLLLNLMDHTDIVRDLTFAPDGSLVLVSASRDKTLRVWDLKDDGNMVKVLRGHQNWVYCSAFSPDSSVLCSVGAGKAVFLWDMDKYTLIRKLEGHHNDVVSCEFSPDGALLATASYDTRVIVWDPHTATVLLELGHLFPPPSPIFAGGANDRWVRSVAFCHDGRHIASVTDDRLVRFWSIDEKSPQAIGPLTNGLCCAFSTDGSVLAAGSRDGSVHFWASPRSIASLQHLCRMTLRRVMPTQQIYTLPIPFSMQDYLAYKTL, encoded by the exons ATGGCAAGCTTCCCAGATTTTGTCAACGAAAATGATATAG GTAAAGCTAAGTTCATCGGGGAACTCATACCTCCTGTTGCTCCCTTTGACCAGAAGTCTGGAAGGGAGACTTGGACTGTAGCTTTTGCACCTGATGGTTCCTACTTCGCTTGGTCTCAAGGGCATCGAATTGTGAGACTTGTACCATGGAAAAAATGCTTAGCCAGCTT TTCTGTAAGAAAAGAAGATCGGTCGAGCGGTGCAGGTCCTCGACGACTCTCCCGGCAGAACAGTGAGGGCAGTCTGCAGCCAGGCGAGCCCAGAGAGCACACCATCGACTGCGGTGACATTGTTTGGGGCCTGGCTTTTGGCTCTTCTGTTCCTGAAAAGCAGAGTCGCTGTGTTAATATCGAATGGCACCGGTTCAAGTTCGGCCAGGACCAGCTGCTGCTGGCCACGGGTCTCAACAACGGCCGCATCAAAATTTGGGATGTCTATACAG GAAAACTTTTGCTGAACCTGATGGACCACACAGACATTGTGCGAGATCTAACATTTGCCCCCGATGGAAGTTTAGTGCTAGTTTCTGCTTCAAGAGACAAGACTCTACGTGTATGGGACCTCAAAGATGACG GCAACATGGTGAAAGTACTCCGTGGCCATCAAAACTGGGTCTACTGCAGCGCTTTCTCACCCGATTCATCTGTCCTTTGTTCCGTTGGTGCTGGCAAAGCG GTCTTCCTGTGGGACATGGATAAGTACACTCTGATCCGTAAGCTGGAGGGCCATCATAACGACGTGGTGTCCTGCGAGTTCTCTCCTGACGGGGCCTTGCTGGCCACAGCCTCCTACGACACCCGTGTCATAGTGTGGGACCCTCACACAGCCACCGTTCTGCTCGAGCTGGG GCATCTCTTCCCTCCTCCCTCACCCATATTTGCTGGAGGAGCAAATGATCGATGGGTTCGCTCTGTTGCCTTTTGTCACGACGGTCGGCACATTGCCAGCGTCACTGATGACAG gctGGTGCGTTTTTGGAGCATTGATGAAAAGAGTCCTCAAGCCATCGGCCCTCTTACTAACGGCCTCTGTTGTGCCTTTTCTACGGACGGAAGTGTCTTAGCTGCCGG GTCTCGTGATGGCAGTGTGCATTTCTGGGCTTCTCCACGCAGCATTGCGAGCCTCCAGCACCTATGCCGCATGACCCTGCGGCGAGTCATGCCCACCCAGCAGATTTACACGCTGCCCATTCCTTTCTCCATGCAAGACTACCTGGCATACAAGACGCTTTAA